Proteins co-encoded in one Ananas comosus cultivar F153 linkage group 15, ASM154086v1, whole genome shotgun sequence genomic window:
- the LOC109721620 gene encoding BI1-like protein isoform X1, producing MSKAQEPEIKEKGGDLEAGAGGGGGGPASAGKGAAADAVLYPKMTEDPRLRWGFIRKVYAILAAQFVFTSGVAAAVSYVRPVPAFILSNTAASWTVFVAVLLSPFLALWPMLRYRERHPINLVLLAVFTFCISLAVGLACVTVSGKVVLQAAVLTASVVVGLTLYTFWAARRGHDFAILYPFLFACLLVLIVYAIMQVCFPLGRIGSTIYGCVATLIFSGFIVYDTDRLIKRHQYSEYIEAAISLYLDVINLFMATLTFSSVQ from the exons ATGTCGAAGGCCCAGGAGCCGGAGATCAAGGAGAAAGGCGGCGACCTCGAGGCtggggccggcggcggcggcgggggcccAGCCTCCGCCGGCAAGGGAGCCGCCGCAGACGCCGTACTGTACCCGAAG ATGACGGAGGATCCGAGGCTCCGTTGGGGGTTCATCCGCAAGGTGTACGCGATCCTCGCCGCCCAGTTCGTCTTCACCTCCGGCGTCGCCGCCGCGGTCTCCTACGTGCGCCCGGTGCCCGCCTTCATCCTCTCCAACACCGCGGCCTCGTGGACCGTCTTCGTCGCCGTGCTCCTCTCGCCGTTCCTAG CGCTGTGGCCGATGCTGCGATACAGAGAGCGCCATCCGATCAATTTGGTTCTCCTTGCGGTGTTCACGTTCTGCATAAGCTTGGCCGTGGGATTGGCGTGTGTTACCGTGAGCG GCAAAGTTGTCCTCCAAGCTGCAGTACTCACAGCTTCAGTTGTGGTCGGTCTCACCCTCTACACATTCTGGGCCGCCAGGAGAGGTCATGACTTTGCCATCCTCTACCCTTTCTTGTTTGCTTGCCTTCTGGTGTTGATTGTGTACGCCATCATGCAG GTTTGCTTCCCATTGGGTAGGATCGGGTCGACCATCTACGGGTGTGTGgccactctcattttctccggCTTTATTGTGTACGATACCGACCGGTTGATCAAGCGACACCAGTACAGCGAGTACATTGAAGCTGCAATATCCCTGTACCTGGATGTCATCAACCTTTTCATGGCAACACTCACTTTCTCTTCTGTGCAGTGA
- the LOC109721620 gene encoding BI1-like protein isoform X2, with the protein MSKAQEPEIKEKGGDLEAGAGGGGGGPASAGKGAAADAVLYPKMTEDPRLRWGFIRKVYAILAAQFVFTSGVAAAVSYVRPVPAFILSNTAASWTVFVAVLLSPFLALWPMLRYRERHPINLVLLAVFTFCISLAVGLACVTVSGKVVLQAAVLTASVVVGLTLYTFWAARRGHDFAILYPFLFACLLVLIVYAIMQVCFPLGRIGSTIYGCVATLIFSGFIVYDTDRLIKRHQYSEYIEAAISLYLDVINLFMATLTFSSVQ; encoded by the exons ATGTCGAAGGCCCAGGAGCCGGAGATCAAGGAGAAAGGCGGCGACCTCGAGGCtggggccggcggcggcggcgggggcccAGCCTCCGCCGGCAAGGGAGCCGCCGCAGACGCCGTACTGTACCCGAAGATGACGGAGGATCCGAGGCTCCGTTGGGGGTTCATCCGCAAGGTGTACGCGATCCTCGCCGCCCAGTTCGTCTTCACCTCCGGCGTCGCCGCCGCGGTCTCCTACGTGCGCCCGGTGCCCGCCTTCATC CTCTCCAACACCGCGGCCTCGTGGACCGTCTTCGTCGCCGTGCTCCTCTCGCCGTTCCTAG CGCTGTGGCCGATGCTGCGATACAGAGAGCGCCATCCGATCAATTTGGTTCTCCTTGCGGTGTTCACGTTCTGCATAAGCTTGGCCGTGGGATTGGCGTGTGTTACCGTGAGCG GCAAAGTTGTCCTCCAAGCTGCAGTACTCACAGCTTCAGTTGTGGTCGGTCTCACCCTCTACACATTCTGGGCCGCCAGGAGAGGTCATGACTTTGCCATCCTCTACCCTTTCTTGTTTGCTTGCCTTCTGGTGTTGATTGTGTACGCCATCATGCAG GTTTGCTTCCCATTGGGTAGGATCGGGTCGACCATCTACGGGTGTGTGgccactctcattttctccggCTTTATTGTGTACGATACCGACCGGTTGATCAAGCGACACCAGTACAGCGAGTACATTGAAGCTGCAATATCCCTGTACCTGGATGTCATCAACCTTTTCATGGCAACACTCACTTTCTCTTCTGTGCAGTGA